The DNA region GACCGCAGCCTCACCGCCCCCGGCAAGCCCGCCCTGTCGCGCGGCATCCCGATTGAGAAGGCGCTCGCTCCGGAAACGCTGCTCGCCTTCGCCATGAACGGCGAACCGCTGCCGGCCTTGCATGGCGGGCCGCTCAGGGTCGTGGTGCCCGGCTATCCCGGATCGGCCTGGCAGAAATGGCTGGACCGTCTCGAGATCCGCGACTGCGAGCACGACGGCGAGAAGATGCGCGGCACCGACTACCGGCTGCCGATCAAGCCCCTCGGGCCGGGCGATGCGGTCGATCCCGCCGATTTCGCGGTGATCACCGACATGCCCGTGAAATCGCTGATCACCACGCCGGCCGCAGGCTTCACCCACGCGGTCGGACGGCCCCTCGGCGTCGCCGGCTGGGCCTGGTCGGGGGCAACGCCTGTCGCGGGGGTGCGCCTCTCCGCCGATGGTGGCGCGACTTGGACCGAGGCGGATCTGGCGCCCGCCGCCGACACTTTCGCCTGGCGGCGCTTCTCGGCCGCCCTCGCTGTTCCCGCAGGGCCTGTGATGCTCGTTGCCGTCGCCCGGGACCTTGCAGGCCGGGACCAGCCCCTCGACGCCGCGCCGTGGAACCCGCGCGGCTATTGCAACAATCTCGCCCACCGGGTCGACGGCGTCGCGGCCTGAACGTCGGCGGGCCCGCAGCGGACCCGCCGACATGGAGCCTCAGGCCGCCTCGGCGGTCGCCTGCCTGTTGATGCTGCCCTTGGCGAGCTTGGTGAGGTCGGCATCGGTCTGCTCCTCCTCGGCGAGGGTCTCCGCCAGCAGGCGGGCGGCGTCCTTCTCGCCGAGCCGGTCGGCCCAGGCCTTCAGCGTGCCGTAGCGCGCGATCTCGTAATGCTCGACCGCCTGGGCCGAGGCGACGATCCCGGCATCGAGGGCCGGGCTGCCCTTGAACTCCTCCAGCACCTCCTGGCCCTCCTCGATGATGCCGAGGATGGCCGGGCAGGTCTTGCCGCGGGCCGCCACCTCCATCTGCTCGAAAACCTTTTCAAGGCGCTCGATCTGGCCTTCCGTCTGGTCCTTGTGCTTCTCAATCGCCGCCTTGAGCTCCTGCGACTGGGCCGCCCGCGCCATTTTCGGCAGGGTGCGCAGGATCTGGCGCTCGGCGAAGAGGATGTCCTTCAGTCCGTCCACGAACATGTCTTCGAGGGTCTTGGTCTTGGCCATGAGGTTTCTCCCTGGTGAGGTGGCTCCTCGCATCAATCCCGCCGTCTCGCGCCTGTTCCTCATCGTTCTGTCACCTGACTGCATCACAAATGCACTATCCCGCGCAGCGCTCACGCGGCGACGCTGCGCGCCTTTGACCCATTGCCCGAAGCGGGCTAGTGGAACATTGCTCGACGGCGTCCCTTCGCGGGTAGCCTGGTAAGACGTGAAAGCCTGGTCCCCGTGCTGCCCATCCTCCGAACTTTCTGGCTTGTTGCGCTGGTTCCCGCGGCTCTCGCTCTCGGGCCGAGTCCCGCCCATGCCGTCGACCTGTCGTTTCTCGGGCGCCTTTTCGGCACGTCGAAACCCGCGGCCGAATCGCCGACCGAGGCGCCCGATCGCGTCACCCAGGTCAACGGCCGCTTCCGCATTTCCGAATCCGACTGGTCGACCTTCGCCACCCAGAAGGTCGAGGCGCGCGTCTTCCGCGAGCAGATCATCACCGAGGGGCGTCTCGCCATCGACGAGAACAGCGCCGTGCCGGTCATCTCGCCCTATGCCGGTCGCACCACGCGGGTGCCCGTCATCGCCGGCGACGTGGTGCGCCGCGGCCAGCCGTTGCTGTTCATGCTGGCCAACGACATGGTCTCGACGCAGAACGAGTTCGTGGCGGCCATCTCCAATCTCGACAAGGCGGTGGCCCAGCTCCGCCTCGCCGAGATCAACGAGAAGCGCCAGTCGGATCTTTTCGCCGGTCGCGCCGCGCCGCAGCGCGACGTCGACCAGGCCCGCGCCGACCTTGAGAACGCTCGCGCGGACCATCGCGCCGCCGTCACCGGTCTGGAAGCCCTCGAAAACCGCCTGCGTCTCTTCGGCAAGACCGACGCGGAGATCGCCCGCTTCCGGGCCGACCGCCGCATCAACCCGGAGATCGCCATCCCCGCACCGGCCGACGGCACGGTCGTCTCGCGCCGCGTCAGCCCTGGCCAGTTCCTGTCCGGCGGCGGCGAACCGGTCTTCGTCATCGACGACCTCGACACGCTCTGGCTCAACATCTTCGTGCGCGAGGAGGACGTGCCGCGCGTGCGCCGTGGCGCGCAGGTCGAGTTCCGCGTCATCGCGCTGCGCAACCAGGCTTTCGCCGCCCGCCTCGACTTCATCAGCGCCAGCATCGACCCGGCCTCGAAGCGCCTGCTGGTCCGCGCCACCGTCGACAATCCCCAGGGCGTCCTGAAGCAGCAGATGTTTGCCAGTGTCTCCATCCAGGTCGGCGCGGCCGCGACATCGCCCGCCGTGCCGCGCAACGCGCTGATCTACGAAGGCCCGGTGGCGCGTGTTTGGATCGCCCACCCCGACAAGACCGCTGAACTCCGGCGCGTCACGCCCGGCATCACCGACGGGGATCAGGTGCAGATCTTGCAAGGTCTGCAAGGCGGCGAGGAGGTCGTCGTTCGCGGCGCCCTGTTCATCGACCAGATGACCGCCGCCTTCCGCCGCTGACCGGATCCGGGCCATGAACAAGATTTTCGAGTTCGCCCTGTCCCAGCGGATCCTGATGGTCCTGCTGGCCGGTGTCCTGTGCCTCGCCGGCTCGATCGCGTTCATGCGCCTCAACATCGAGGCCTATCCCGACCCCGTGCCGCCGATGGTGAACGTCATCACCCAGGCGCCGGGCCTCTCCTCGGAGGAGATCGAGCGCTACATCACCGTGCCGATCGAGTCGGTCACGGCGGGCCTGCAGAACCTCCGCCTCATCCGCACGACCTCGGTCTTCGGCCTGTCGGATGTGAAGCTCCAGTTCACCTATGACGTGACCTATGAGGTCGCCCTGCAGCGCGTGCTGAACCAGCTGT from Phreatobacter oligotrophus includes:
- a CDS encoding sulfite oxidase; protein product: MPHPAPDAVLASKPRLRWLDDDALNGEPDAAALDAALTPEDAFFVRNNGDMPAIGAAGDWRLEVSGEVHRPLSLTLADLARDFPVVDVTAVLECAGNGRAFLSPPVPGAQWRHGAVGCARWTGVRMRDVLERAGLTEAAIYTAHHSPDRSLTAPGKPALSRGIPIEKALAPETLLAFAMNGEPLPALHGGPLRVVVPGYPGSAWQKWLDRLEIRDCEHDGEKMRGTDYRLPIKPLGPGDAVDPADFAVITDMPVKSLITTPAAGFTHAVGRPLGVAGWAWSGATPVAGVRLSADGGATWTEADLAPAADTFAWRRFSAALAVPAGPVMLVAVARDLAGRDQPLDAAPWNPRGYCNNLAHRVDGVAA
- a CDS encoding ferritin-like domain-containing protein, translating into MAKTKTLEDMFVDGLKDILFAERQILRTLPKMARAAQSQELKAAIEKHKDQTEGQIERLEKVFEQMEVAARGKTCPAILGIIEEGQEVLEEFKGSPALDAGIVASAQAVEHYEIARYGTLKAWADRLGEKDAARLLAETLAEEEQTDADLTKLAKGSINRQATAEAA
- a CDS encoding efflux RND transporter periplasmic adaptor subunit — protein: MLPILRTFWLVALVPAALALGPSPAHAVDLSFLGRLFGTSKPAAESPTEAPDRVTQVNGRFRISESDWSTFATQKVEARVFREQIITEGRLAIDENSAVPVISPYAGRTTRVPVIAGDVVRRGQPLLFMLANDMVSTQNEFVAAISNLDKAVAQLRLAEINEKRQSDLFAGRAAPQRDVDQARADLENARADHRAAVTGLEALENRLRLFGKTDAEIARFRADRRINPEIAIPAPADGTVVSRRVSPGQFLSGGGEPVFVIDDLDTLWLNIFVREEDVPRVRRGAQVEFRVIALRNQAFAARLDFISASIDPASKRLLVRATVDNPQGVLKQQMFASVSIQVGAAATSPAVPRNALIYEGPVARVWIAHPDKTAELRRVTPGITDGDQVQILQGLQGGEEVVVRGALFIDQMTAAFRR